A genomic segment from Gracilinanus agilis isolate LMUSP501 chromosome 1, AgileGrace, whole genome shotgun sequence encodes:
- the KLHL26 gene encoding kelch-like protein 26: protein MFTGGMREASQDIIELKGVSAKGLKHIIDFAYSAEVTLDLDCIQDVLGAAVFLQMVPVVELCEEFLKSAMSVETCLNIGQMATTFSLASLKESVDAFTFRHFLQISEEEDFLHLPLERLVFFLQSNKLKSCNEIDLFRAAIRWLQYDPTRRPGASQVLCHIRFPLMKSSELVDSVQTLDIMVEDVLCRQYLLEAFNYQILPFRQHEMQSPRTTIRSDVLSLITFGGTPYTDNDRTVSGKVYHLPEPGSRQFKELTEMEVGCSHTCVAVLDNFVYVVGGQHLQYRSGEGAVDICYRYDPHLNQWLRIQAMQESRIQFQLNVLCGMMYATGGRNRAGSLASVEKYCPKKNEWSYVCSLKRRTWGHAGAAMNGRLYISGGYGVSVEDKKALHCYDPSVDQWEFKAPMNEPRVLHSMVSTSSRIYALGGRMDHVDRCFDVLAVEYYVPEADQWTMVSPMRAGQSEAGCCLLERKIYIVGGYNWHLNNVTSIVQVYNTETDEWERDMHFPESFAGIACAPVLLPQIAAVQR, encoded by the coding sequence ATGTTCACTGGAGGGATGAGAGAAGCCAGCCAGGACATCATTGAGCTCAAGGGTGTGTCCGCCAAAGGCCTGAAACACATCATTGACTTTGCTTACAGCGCCGAAGTGACCCTCGATCTTGACTGCATCCAGGATGTTCTGGGAGCTGCGGTTTTCCTCCAGATGGTTCCCGTGGTCGAGCTCTGTGAGGAGTTCCTCAAGTCCGCCATGAGCGTGGAGACGTGTCTCAACATCGGCCAGATGGCCACCACCTTCAGCCTGGCCTCCCTGAAGGAGTCAGTGGACGCCTTCACGTTCCGGCACTTCCTGCAGATCTCGGAGGAGGAGGACTTCTTGCATCTGCCCCTGGAACGCTTGGTCTTCTTCCTGCAGAGCAATAAGTTGAAGAGCTGCAACGAGATCGACCTCTTCCGGGCGGCCATCCGCTGGCTGCAGTATGACCCCACGCGTCGGCCCGGTGCCAGCCAGGTGCTCTGCCACATCCGCTTTCCCCTCATGAAGTCGTCGGAGCTGGTGGACAGCGTCCAGACGCTGGACATCATGGTGGAGGATGTGCTTTGCCGGCAGTACCTGCTCGAGGCCTTCAATTACCAGATCTTGCCCTTCCGCCAGCACGAGATGCAGTCTCCGCGGACCACCATCCGCTCCGACGTGCTCTCCCTCATCACGTTTGGGGGCACGCCCTACACGGACAATGACCGCACCGTCAGCGGGAAGGTCTACCACCTGCCCGAGCCCGGCTCCCGCCAGTTCAAGGAGCTCACCGAGATGGAGGTGGGCTGCAGCCACACGTGCGTGGCGGTCCTGGACAATTTTGTGTACGTGGTCGGGGGCCAGCACCTGCAGTATCGGAGCGGCGAGGGGGCGGTCGATATCTGCTACCGCTACGACCCTCACCTGAACCAGTGGCTGCGCATCCAGGCCATGCAGGAGAGCCGCATCCAGTTCCAGCTGAATGTGCTGTGTGGAATGATGTACGCCACTGGTGGGCGGAACCGCGCAGGGAGCCTGGCGTCCGTGGAGAAGTACTGCCCCAAGAAGAACGAGTGGTCCTACGTGTGCTCCCTGAAGCGCCGGACGTGGGGGCATGCGGGGGCGGCCATGAATGGCCGGCTCTATATCTCTGGGGGCTACGGCGTCTCGGTGGAGGACAAGAAGGCGCTGCACTGCTACGATCCGTCTGTGGACCAGTGGGAGTTCAAGGCCCCCATGAATGAGCCCCGAGTCCTGCATTCCATGGTCAGCACGAGTAGCCGCATCTATGCCCTCGGGGGCCGCATGGACCACGTGGACCGCTGCTTCGATGTGCTTGCCGTGGAGTACTACGTCCCCGAGGCCGACCAGTGGACCATGGTGAGCCCCATGCGGGCTGGCCAATCGGAAGCCGGCTGCTGCCTGCTGGAGAGGAAGATCTACATAGTTGGGGGCTACAACTGGCATTTGAACAATGTGACCAGCATCGTTCAGGTGTATAACACAGAGACGGATGAGTGGGAGAGGGACATGCACTTTCCAGAGTCTTTTGCGGGCATTGCTTGTGCGCCCGTCCTCTTGCCCCAGATCGCTGCCGTGCAGAGATAG